A region from the Phycisphaerae bacterium genome encodes:
- a CDS encoding prepilin-type N-terminal cleavage/methylation domain-containing protein, translating to MQNAVRTTQGAGHGVASPLRARSSARGGARGSQEQRRAFTLVELVIVLAIVSLLLALIVPATNAMFRDRKFADAETLLQGMLKTARADALRAEGVETGLLFYLDAGGRQRVVGLRKETRHIGEPAWENVFVITPERTFALPAPIRVVPRYAVEPPDPDDDAHTFSDVELANNSFLDPTPPYNANQRHRNVFSMTYAGDGQLFVDRSVLVMDQDADGDGYGDVTDMFGAGKDDPADHYFDREGERQEFPPLNGLPSTVPDKKKPGVQEDEFPLVIVDPAEPKTALNFPSVDGLLVYDDDTFREQTDAAAKRAYLLETARPYYVNRYSGEVIPGPRGEGTLSP from the coding sequence ATGCAGAATGCGGTACGGACAACGCAAGGCGCGGGACACGGTGTGGCATCGCCCCTCCGCGCGCGTTCGTCCGCGCGGGGAGGGGCCCGCGGCTCGCAGGAACAGCGTCGGGCCTTCACGCTGGTCGAGCTGGTCATCGTCCTGGCCATTGTCTCGCTGCTGCTCGCCCTGATCGTTCCCGCGACCAACGCCATGTTCCGCGATCGCAAGTTCGCCGACGCGGAGACACTGCTCCAGGGTATGCTCAAGACCGCCCGGGCCGACGCGCTCCGTGCCGAAGGCGTGGAGACGGGGCTTCTCTTCTACCTGGATGCGGGCGGCCGGCAGCGTGTCGTCGGCCTGCGCAAGGAAACCAGGCATATCGGCGAGCCCGCCTGGGAGAACGTATTCGTCATCACGCCCGAGCGGACCTTCGCCCTGCCCGCACCCATCCGCGTCGTTCCCCGTTACGCCGTGGAGCCCCCTGACCCTGATGATGACGCCCATACATTCAGCGATGTCGAACTGGCCAACAACAGCTTTCTCGACCCGACGCCGCCCTACAACGCCAATCAGCGGCATCGCAACGTATTCTCCATGACCTACGCCGGCGACGGACAACTCTTCGTAGACCGAAGCGTGCTGGTAATGGACCAGGACGCCGATGGCGACGGTTATGGCGACGTGACCGACATGTTTGGCGCGGGGAAAGATGACCCGGCGGACCATTACTTCGACCGCGAGGGCGAGCGACAGGAATTCCCACCGTTGAACGGCCTGCCGAGCACCGTCCCTGACAAGAAAAAGCCCGGCGTGCAGGAAGACGAATTCCCGCTCGTGATCGTCGACCCGGCCGAACCCAAGACGGCATTGAACTTCCCCTCGGTGGACGGACTCTTGGTGTACGACGACGATACGTTCAGGGAGCAAACGGATGCCGCCGCGAAGCGGGCGTATCTGCTGGAAACGGCCCGGCCGTACTACGTCAACCGCTACTCGGGAGAAGTCATCCCCGGCCCGCGGGGCGAGGGCACGTTGAGCCCGTAG
- a CDS encoding type II secretion system protein codes for MPDARCPQWSPRRLKPAARSAFTLLELLVVIGLIGVLVSAILVAAPALIDRHRGNSTELMLTAVRDMVDQFAREQQSNPTLTRKTEYQKRYGFYPPDELEVFTEVGVPQKPPANRGPLTVGGAKVIPGATSGGYTPMTFRLDLKDPQQRALEHRDNAALVLAIQMFGRESKDMLESMSDANLRTLGSDQTGPPLIFLDRPDEQGKLNDKWDPEIDQPLRIIVDAWGVPIQYFSERNFSTSSDARNVSPNYPGWNEASTQMVRRNGNKPLIVSYGPNGKDQLTEDLLSSATETTSMVGDWMNDGLDSRKGRIDDALNADNIYPDPRLRDRLAGTTSR; via the coding sequence TTGCCTGATGCCCGTTGTCCTCAATGGAGTCCGCGCAGGCTGAAGCCTGCGGCTCGCTCGGCTTTCACTCTCCTCGAGCTCCTCGTGGTCATCGGGCTCATCGGCGTGCTGGTTTCCGCGATACTCGTGGCCGCGCCCGCCCTCATCGACCGCCACCGCGGGAACAGTACGGAACTCATGCTCACGGCCGTGCGCGACATGGTCGACCAGTTCGCCCGCGAGCAACAGAGCAATCCGACACTCACACGTAAGACGGAGTACCAGAAGCGTTACGGCTTCTACCCGCCGGATGAACTCGAGGTCTTCACGGAAGTCGGCGTTCCGCAGAAACCGCCGGCCAATCGCGGTCCGCTGACAGTCGGCGGCGCCAAAGTAATTCCGGGAGCGACATCCGGCGGCTACACCCCCATGACATTCCGCCTCGACCTCAAGGATCCGCAGCAGCGGGCGCTGGAGCATCGCGACAACGCCGCCCTCGTCCTGGCCATCCAGATGTTCGGGCGCGAATCGAAGGATATGCTCGAGTCGATGAGCGACGCGAACCTTCGCACCCTAGGCTCGGACCAGACCGGTCCGCCGCTGATTTTCCTCGATCGCCCGGACGAACAAGGAAAGCTGAACGACAAGTGGGACCCGGAGATCGACCAGCCCCTCCGCATCATCGTCGACGCCTGGGGTGTTCCTATTCAGTACTTTTCCGAACGCAACTTTTCGACGAGCTCCGATGCGAGGAACGTTTCGCCAAACTACCCCGGCTGGAACGAGGCCTCGACGCAGATGGTCCGCCGCAATGGCAACAAGCCGCTCATCGTCTCGTACGGCCCCAACGGAAAAGACCAGTTGACGGAGGACCTGCTCAGCAGCGCCACGGAAACGACCTCCATGGTCGGCGACTGGATGAACGACGGCCTGGACTCCAGGAAGGGGCGCATCGATGACGCCCTGAACGCCGACAACATCTATCCCGACCCGCGGCTGCGCGACCGACTGGCCGGAACCACGTCGCGATAG
- a CDS encoding prepilin-type N-terminal cleavage/methylation domain-containing protein yields the protein MQRRIHSGSTRGFTLVELLVTISIIALLIAILIPAVSTIRNSANVTAQKSMFTAIDSGLQLYRNEQALGGGLPPSSGDFSGMDRWKIANPNSESSIATPDTPVAGAHLLLQALAGQDLLGTPGFRDLDRDGYWADDTTKQPKTATERGGLYALDPSTLEPQQPRYPEPNGSYVDQKMISGNARTLEQLENLGIIIAWDQRDDKTAKLNLFVDKWDRPILYYRANRGGKFMIQDEGKPGVYRQEDNGIITGSRNGDLTTKGIDFGGSAQAGGESYSRIADAQAPERDATKDDVANAAVWDNTFARFIRDPQQAQINLPIRSDSYLLVSAGPDGVYGTNDDVVNWTREDE from the coding sequence ATGCAACGACGAATTCACTCCGGGAGCACGCGAGGATTTACCCTCGTGGAACTGCTCGTGACGATCTCCATCATTGCCCTGCTCATCGCCATCCTCATCCCGGCCGTGAGCACCATTCGCAATTCGGCGAACGTCACTGCGCAGAAATCCATGTTCACCGCCATCGACTCCGGCCTGCAACTGTATCGCAACGAACAGGCCCTCGGTGGCGGTCTGCCGCCGTCCTCCGGCGACTTCTCCGGCATGGATCGATGGAAAATCGCCAACCCCAATTCGGAAAGCTCCATCGCTACGCCCGATACGCCCGTGGCCGGGGCGCACCTCCTGCTCCAGGCGCTGGCCGGGCAGGACCTGCTGGGCACACCGGGCTTCCGCGATCTCGATCGTGACGGCTACTGGGCCGATGACACCACCAAGCAACCCAAGACCGCCACCGAGCGCGGCGGACTCTACGCCCTCGACCCCAGCACGCTGGAACCCCAGCAGCCCCGCTACCCCGAACCCAACGGGTCCTATGTCGATCAGAAGATGATTTCCGGCAACGCCCGCACGCTGGAGCAGCTCGAGAATCTGGGAATCATCATTGCCTGGGACCAGCGCGACGATAAGACCGCCAAGCTCAACCTGTTCGTGGACAAGTGGGATCGCCCCATTCTCTATTACCGTGCCAATCGCGGTGGGAAGTTCATGATTCAGGATGAGGGAAAGCCCGGCGTCTATCGCCAGGAAGACAACGGGATCATCACCGGCAGCCGGAACGGCGACCTGACAACGAAGGGCATCGACTTCGGTGGCTCGGCCCAGGCCGGCGGCGAGTCTTATTCACGTATTGCCGACGCCCAGGCGCCGGAGCGCGATGCAACCAAGGATGATGTCGCGAACGCGGCCGTGTGGGACAACACGTTTGCCCGCTTCATTCGCGATCCGCAGCAGGCGCAGATCAACCTGCCCATACGCAGTGACAGCTACCTGCTCGTCAGCGCGGGGCCCGACGGCGTCTACGGCACCAATGACGACGTGGTCAACTGGACGCGGGAGGACGAGTAA